The proteins below come from a single Elgaria multicarinata webbii isolate HBS135686 ecotype San Diego chromosome 11, rElgMul1.1.pri, whole genome shotgun sequence genomic window:
- the LOC134406061 gene encoding olfactory receptor 14A16-like yields the protein MSNQTSTTDFLLLEFSSVRELQIAQFIVFLSLYLATVAGNLLIISAVALDHRLHTPMYFFLTNLAVTDLGSVSVTVPKSMANSLMNSREISYVGCVTQVYLFLLFAGSDYALLTIMAHDRYVAICNPLRYEAIMNKAACIQMAASAWLSGLLYAVLHTSCTFAMKFCSNSVNQFFCELPQLLKISCSKLYLLENAFLVLSVTVAFGCFIFIVATYVKIFSTVLRMPASQGRQKAFSTCLPHLIVFSMLLFTGTLVYLRPIPHVSSHTNMSFAVIYSVVPPMMNPVIYSMRNKDIKVAMSKLLGLK from the coding sequence atgtcCAACCAAACCTCGACGACAGATTTTCTGCTCTTGGAATTCTCCAGTGTCCGAGAACTACAGATTGCACAGTTCATTGTGTTCCTGTCACTttatttggctacagttgcagGAAATCTTCTCATCATTTCTGCAGTAGCTCTTGATCATCGCCTTCACACCCCTATGTACTTCTTTCTGACAAACTTAGCTGTGACAGACCTTGGCTCTGTTTCTGTCACCGTACCCAAATCCATGGCAAATTCTCTCATGAATAGCAGGGAGATTTCTTATGTTGGATGTGTTACTCAGGTCTATCTCTTTCTGCTTTTTGCAGGATCAGATTATGCCCTCCTCACCATCATGGCACATGATCGGTATGTTGCTATTTGCAATCCACTACGCTATGAGGCAATTATGAACAAAGCAGCCTGCATCCAGATGGCAGCCAGTGCATGGCTAAGTGGTCTTCTCTATGCTGTATTGCACACTAGCTGCACCTTTGCCATGAAATTTTGTTCCAATAGTGTTAATCAGTTTTTCTGTGAGCTCCCTCAGCTGTTAAAGATCTCTTGCTCTAAGTTATACCTACTTGAAAATGCTTTTCTTGTTTTAAGTGTTACCGTAGCATTTGGTTGCTTTATCTTTATAGTAGCAACTTATGTGAAGATCTTCTCTACGGTGCTGAGAATGCCCGCATCACAAGGAAGGCAAAAGGCTTTCTCTACTTGCCTTCCCCACCTCATTGTTTTCTCCATGCTCCTTTTCACTGGAACACTTGTCTACCTGAGACCTATACCTCATGTCTCCTCACATACAAATATGTCTTTTGCGGTCATATACTCTGTGGTTCCACCCATGATGAATCCAGTGATCTATAGCATGAGGAATAAAGATATTAAGGTTGCCATGTCCAAACTATTAGGCTTGAAgtag
- the LOC134405411 gene encoding olfactory receptor 14A16-like: MANLSSVSEFLLLDFSETRELQILYFLVFLVLYLATLTGNLLIISAVAFDHHLHTPMYFFLMNLAIIDLSSVSVIIPKSLANSLMNTRHISYSGCFAQVLLFVFFVTSDFFLLTVMAYDRYVAICNPLQYQIVMNWRACIEMVAVVWISSLLYGGLHTSSTFATPFCSNIVNQFFCDIPHLLKLICSELNLVEAGVIVLGAALGFGGFVFVIVTYVHIFIAVLRIPSVQGRKKFFSTCLPHLIVFSTLLVTGCFAYLRPASDARSDVDLVLTMIFSMAPPLLNPVIYSMRNKQIKQSLSKLLGSRVTSKNTFFSFLL; the protein is encoded by the coding sequence ATGGCTAATCTGTCTTCTGTGTCAGAGTTTCTGCTCCTGGACTTCTCAGAGACTCGGGAACTACAAATTCTATACTTCCTTGTGTTCTTGGTATTGTACCTGGCAACTCTAACTGGGAATCTTCTCATCATCTCTGCAGTAGCCTTTGACCATCACCTGCACACCCCCATGTACTTCTTTCTCATGAATCTCGCTATTATTGACCTTAGTTCAGTTTCAGTCATTATTCCCAAGTCCTTGGCCAATTCCCTCATGAATACTAGGCATATTTCTTATTCAGGATGTTTTGCACAAGTCCTCTTGTTTGTCTTCTTTGTAACATCTGATTTCTTCCTCCTCACAGTCATGGCATATGATCGGTATGTTGCCATTTGTAATCCTTTGCAATATCAGATTGTGATGAACTGGAGAGCTTGCATTGAAATGGTTGCGGTAGTATGGATCAGTAGCCTACTATATGGAGGGTTGCACACAAGTAGCACCTTTGCAACTCCCTTTTGCTCCAATATTGTTAATCAGTTCTTCTGTGATATTCCACATTTACTTAAGCTCATCTGCTCTGAGTTAAATCTAGTTGAAGCTGGGGTGATAGTATTAGGTGCTGCCTTGGGTTTTGGtggctttgtttttgttattgtcaCCTACGTGCACATCTTCATTGCAGTGTTAAGAATTCCATCTGTGCAGGGAAGAAAAAAGTTCTTCTCAACTTGCCTTCCCCATCTCATTGTCTTTTCTACTTTATTGGTCACTGGATGCTTTGCCTACCTCAGACCTGCTTCTGATGCCCGATCAGATGTGGACTTGGTGCTTACCATGATCTTTTCTATGGCTCCACCCTTGCTGAATCCAGTGATCTATAGCATGAGGAACAAACAGATCAAACAGTCCTTGTCAAAATTGTTGGGGTCCAGAGTCACTTCTAAAAATACATTCTTTAGTTTTCTTCTGTGA